In a genomic window of Glycine max cultivar Williams 82 chromosome 13, Glycine_max_v4.0, whole genome shotgun sequence:
- the LOC100799070 gene encoding protein ZINC INDUCED FACILITATOR-LIKE 1 isoform X7, with amino-acid sequence MEENVKQPLLERKYYEDCPGCKVDQAKELSEGQGVPVRNLFIIWMVVLCAALPISSLFPFLYFMVRDFNIAKTEADISSYAGYVGSAFMFGRCLTSVMWGIVADRYGRKPVIVIGIIVVVIFNTLFGLSTSFWMAVIMRFLLGSLNGLLGPVKAYATELFREEHQALGLSTVSAAWGVGLIIGPALGGYLAQPVEKYPHIFSKDSFWDKFPYFLPNFIISAVAFVVVIGCIWIPETLHNHNCRNESIDNAEALENGGSVASKDKIIQKKENLLLNWPLMSSVIVYCVFALHDIAYQEVFSLWAVSPQRLGGLNFTTDDVGNVLSISGLALIIYQLTIYPSVEKASGPIVIGRISGMISIPLLQSYPFIALLSGLAIYIVLSIASVLKNILSATINTGLFLLQNRAVEQHQRGAANGISMTGMSLFKAIGPATGGAM; translated from the exons ATGGAAGAGAATGTTAAGCAGCCATTGTTGGAGAGGAAATACTACGAGGACTGCCCAGGTTGTAAAGTGGATCAAGCCAAAGAGTTGAGTGAGGGACAAGGTGTACCTGTTAGAAATCTTTTCATCATATGGATGGTGGTGTTGTGTGCTg CGTTGCCCATATCGTCTCTCTTCCCCTTCCTTTATTTCATG GTAAGGGATTTTAATATTGCAAAAACAGAAGCTGACATTAGTTCTTATGCTGGTTATGTTG GTTCTGCATTCATGTTTGGAAGATGTTTGACATCTGTAATGTGGGGTATTGTAGCTGATCGCTATGGCCGAAAGCCTGTTATAGTTATAGGGATTATTGTAGT TGTCATTTTCAACACACTATTTGGCcttagcacaagtttttggatGGCAGTTATAATGAGATTTCTTCTGGGAAGTTTAAATGGTTTGCTTGGACCAGTGAAG GCCTATGCCACTGAACTTTTTCGAGAAGAACACCAGGCTCTGGGACTCTCAACT GTCAGTGCAGCTTGGGGAGTAGGTTTAATCATTGGCCCAGCATTGGGAGGCTATTTGGCTCAG cCAGTAGAGAAGTACCCCCATATATTTTCAAAGGATTCCTTCTGGGATAA GTTTCCTTACTTCTTGCCCAACTTTATAATATCAGCAGTTGCATTTGTAGTAGTCATTGGTTGTATCTGGATTCCG GAGACACTTCACAACCACAATTGTAGAAATGAATCCATAGACAATGCTGAAGCTTTAGAAAACGGTGGCAGTGTGGCCAGTAAAGACAAGATaatccaaaagaaggaaaacctccTCCTGAACTGGCCCTTAATGTCATCGGTCATTGTTTATTGTGTTTTCGCACTTCATGATATTGCATATCAAGAG GTTTTCTCATTATGGGCTGTGAGTCCTCAAAGGTTGGGGGGTTTGAACTTTACAACTGATGATGTTGGTAATGTTCTTTCAATATCAG GTCTAGCACTTATCATTTACCAACTTACCATATACCCATCCGTGGAAAAAGCTAGTGGACCTATTGTTATTGGTCGCATTTCTGGG ATGATATCCATACCACTTTTGCAAAGTTACCCCTTCATAGCGTTGTTGTCAGGCTTAGCAATATACATAGTGTTAAGTATTGCTTCAGTTTTGAAGAATATTCTGTCT GCGACCATTAATACTGGTTTGTTCCTTCTACAAAACCGAGCAGTG gaACAACACCAAAGGGGGGCAGCTAATGGCATTTCCATGACAGGCATGTCTCTATTCAAAGCTATTGGCCCTGCTACAGGTGGTGCAATGTGA
- the LOC100799070 gene encoding protein ZINC INDUCED FACILITATOR-LIKE 1 isoform X1 — protein sequence MEENVKQPLLERKYYEDCPGCKVDQAKELSEGQGVPVRNLFIIWMVVLCADKHSCYKVAKLALPISSLFPFLYFMVRDFNIAKTEADISSYAGYVGSAFMFGRCLTSVMWGIVADRYGRKPVIVIGIIVVVIFNTLFGLSTSFWMAVIMRFLLGSLNGLLGPVKAYATELFREEHQALGLSTVSAAWGVGLIIGPALGGYLAQPVEKYPHIFSKDSFWDKFPYFLPNFIISAVAFVVVIGCIWIPETLHNHNCRNESIDNAEALENGGSVASKDKIIQKKENLLLNWPLMSSVIVYCVFALHDIAYQEVFSLWAVSPQRLGGLNFTTDDVGNVLSISGLALIIYQLTIYPSVEKASGPIVIGRISGMISIPLLQSYPFIALLSGLAIYIVLSIASVLKNILSATINTGLFLLQNRAVEQHQRGAANGISMTGMSLFKAIGPATGGAILTWSQKRMDASFLPGTHMVFFALNIVEALGLLMLFKPFLVEKNKTHLNQLH from the exons ATGGAAGAGAATGTTAAGCAGCCATTGTTGGAGAGGAAATACTACGAGGACTGCCCAGGTTGTAAAGTGGATCAAGCCAAAGAGTTGAGTGAGGGACAAGGTGTACCTGTTAGAAATCTTTTCATCATATGGATGGTGGTGTTGTGTGCTg ACAAACACAGTTGCTACAAGGTTGCTAAACTAG CGTTGCCCATATCGTCTCTCTTCCCCTTCCTTTATTTCATG GTAAGGGATTTTAATATTGCAAAAACAGAAGCTGACATTAGTTCTTATGCTGGTTATGTTG GTTCTGCATTCATGTTTGGAAGATGTTTGACATCTGTAATGTGGGGTATTGTAGCTGATCGCTATGGCCGAAAGCCTGTTATAGTTATAGGGATTATTGTAGT TGTCATTTTCAACACACTATTTGGCcttagcacaagtttttggatGGCAGTTATAATGAGATTTCTTCTGGGAAGTTTAAATGGTTTGCTTGGACCAGTGAAG GCCTATGCCACTGAACTTTTTCGAGAAGAACACCAGGCTCTGGGACTCTCAACT GTCAGTGCAGCTTGGGGAGTAGGTTTAATCATTGGCCCAGCATTGGGAGGCTATTTGGCTCAG cCAGTAGAGAAGTACCCCCATATATTTTCAAAGGATTCCTTCTGGGATAA GTTTCCTTACTTCTTGCCCAACTTTATAATATCAGCAGTTGCATTTGTAGTAGTCATTGGTTGTATCTGGATTCCG GAGACACTTCACAACCACAATTGTAGAAATGAATCCATAGACAATGCTGAAGCTTTAGAAAACGGTGGCAGTGTGGCCAGTAAAGACAAGATaatccaaaagaaggaaaacctccTCCTGAACTGGCCCTTAATGTCATCGGTCATTGTTTATTGTGTTTTCGCACTTCATGATATTGCATATCAAGAG GTTTTCTCATTATGGGCTGTGAGTCCTCAAAGGTTGGGGGGTTTGAACTTTACAACTGATGATGTTGGTAATGTTCTTTCAATATCAG GTCTAGCACTTATCATTTACCAACTTACCATATACCCATCCGTGGAAAAAGCTAGTGGACCTATTGTTATTGGTCGCATTTCTGGG ATGATATCCATACCACTTTTGCAAAGTTACCCCTTCATAGCGTTGTTGTCAGGCTTAGCAATATACATAGTGTTAAGTATTGCTTCAGTTTTGAAGAATATTCTGTCT GCGACCATTAATACTGGTTTGTTCCTTCTACAAAACCGAGCAGTG gaACAACACCAAAGGGGGGCAGCTAATGGCATTTCCATGACAGGCATGTCTCTATTCAAAGCTATTGGCCCTGCTACAGGTGGTGCAAT ATTAACTTGGTCACAAAAGCGAATGGATGCTTCATTTCTCCCAG GCACCCATATGGTCTTCTTTGCCTTGAACATAGTTGAAGCACTTGGATTACTAATGTTGTTCAAACCATTCCTTGTTGAAAAGAACAAAACGCACTTAAATCAGTTACATTGA
- the LOC100799070 gene encoding protein ZINC INDUCED FACILITATOR-LIKE 1 isoform X6, which yields MDGGVVCCVAHIVSLPLPLFHADRYGRKPVIVIGIIVVVIFNTLFGLSTSFWMAVIMRFLLGSLNGLLGPVKAYATELFREEHQALGLSTVSAAWGVGLIIGPALGGYLAQPVEKYPHIFSKDSFWDKFPYFLPNFIISAVAFVVVIGCIWIPETLHNHNCRNESIDNAEALENGGSVASKDKIIQKKENLLLNWPLMSSVIVYCVFALHDIAYQEVFSLWAVSPQRLGGLNFTTDDVGNVLSISGLALIIYQLTIYPSVEKASGPIVIGRISGMISIPLLQSYPFIALLSGLAIYIVLSIASVLKNILSATINTGLFLLQNRAVEQHQRGAANGISMTGMSLFKAIGPATGGAILTWSQKRMDASFLPGTHMVFFALNIVEALGLLMLFKPFLVEKNKTHLNQLH from the exons ATGGATGGTGGTGTTGTGTGCTg CGTTGCCCATATCGTCTCTCTTCCCCTTCCTTTATTTCATG CTGATCGCTATGGCCGAAAGCCTGTTATAGTTATAGGGATTATTGTAGT TGTCATTTTCAACACACTATTTGGCcttagcacaagtttttggatGGCAGTTATAATGAGATTTCTTCTGGGAAGTTTAAATGGTTTGCTTGGACCAGTGAAG GCCTATGCCACTGAACTTTTTCGAGAAGAACACCAGGCTCTGGGACTCTCAACT GTCAGTGCAGCTTGGGGAGTAGGTTTAATCATTGGCCCAGCATTGGGAGGCTATTTGGCTCAG cCAGTAGAGAAGTACCCCCATATATTTTCAAAGGATTCCTTCTGGGATAA GTTTCCTTACTTCTTGCCCAACTTTATAATATCAGCAGTTGCATTTGTAGTAGTCATTGGTTGTATCTGGATTCCG GAGACACTTCACAACCACAATTGTAGAAATGAATCCATAGACAATGCTGAAGCTTTAGAAAACGGTGGCAGTGTGGCCAGTAAAGACAAGATaatccaaaagaaggaaaacctccTCCTGAACTGGCCCTTAATGTCATCGGTCATTGTTTATTGTGTTTTCGCACTTCATGATATTGCATATCAAGAG GTTTTCTCATTATGGGCTGTGAGTCCTCAAAGGTTGGGGGGTTTGAACTTTACAACTGATGATGTTGGTAATGTTCTTTCAATATCAG GTCTAGCACTTATCATTTACCAACTTACCATATACCCATCCGTGGAAAAAGCTAGTGGACCTATTGTTATTGGTCGCATTTCTGGG ATGATATCCATACCACTTTTGCAAAGTTACCCCTTCATAGCGTTGTTGTCAGGCTTAGCAATATACATAGTGTTAAGTATTGCTTCAGTTTTGAAGAATATTCTGTCT GCGACCATTAATACTGGTTTGTTCCTTCTACAAAACCGAGCAGTG gaACAACACCAAAGGGGGGCAGCTAATGGCATTTCCATGACAGGCATGTCTCTATTCAAAGCTATTGGCCCTGCTACAGGTGGTGCAAT ATTAACTTGGTCACAAAAGCGAATGGATGCTTCATTTCTCCCAG GCACCCATATGGTCTTCTTTGCCTTGAACATAGTTGAAGCACTTGGATTACTAATGTTGTTCAAACCATTCCTTGTTGAAAAGAACAAAACGCACTTAAATCAGTTACATTGA
- the LOC100799070 gene encoding protein ZINC INDUCED FACILITATOR-LIKE 1 isoform X2, protein MEENVKQPLLERKYYEDCPGCKVDQAKELSEGQGVPVRNLFIIWMVVLCADKHSCYKVAKLALPISSLFPFLYFMVRDFNIAKTEADISSYAGYVGSAFMFGRCLTSVMWGIVADRYGRKPVIVIGIIVVVIFNTLFGLSTSFWMAVIMRFLLGSLNGLLGPVKAYATELFREEHQALGLSTCSLGSRFNHWPSIGRLFGSVEKYPHIFSKDSFWDKFPYFLPNFIISAVAFVVVIGCIWIPETLHNHNCRNESIDNAEALENGGSVASKDKIIQKKENLLLNWPLMSSVIVYCVFALHDIAYQEVFSLWAVSPQRLGGLNFTTDDVGNVLSISGLALIIYQLTIYPSVEKASGPIVIGRISGMISIPLLQSYPFIALLSGLAIYIVLSIASVLKNILSATINTGLFLLQNRAVEQHQRGAANGISMTGMSLFKAIGPATGGAILTWSQKRMDASFLPGTHMVFFALNIVEALGLLMLFKPFLVEKNKTHLNQLH, encoded by the exons ATGGAAGAGAATGTTAAGCAGCCATTGTTGGAGAGGAAATACTACGAGGACTGCCCAGGTTGTAAAGTGGATCAAGCCAAAGAGTTGAGTGAGGGACAAGGTGTACCTGTTAGAAATCTTTTCATCATATGGATGGTGGTGTTGTGTGCTg ACAAACACAGTTGCTACAAGGTTGCTAAACTAG CGTTGCCCATATCGTCTCTCTTCCCCTTCCTTTATTTCATG GTAAGGGATTTTAATATTGCAAAAACAGAAGCTGACATTAGTTCTTATGCTGGTTATGTTG GTTCTGCATTCATGTTTGGAAGATGTTTGACATCTGTAATGTGGGGTATTGTAGCTGATCGCTATGGCCGAAAGCCTGTTATAGTTATAGGGATTATTGTAGT TGTCATTTTCAACACACTATTTGGCcttagcacaagtttttggatGGCAGTTATAATGAGATTTCTTCTGGGAAGTTTAAATGGTTTGCTTGGACCAGTGAAG GCCTATGCCACTGAACTTTTTCGAGAAGAACACCAGGCTCTGGGACTCTCAACT TGCAGCTTGGGGAGTAGGTTTAATCATTGGCCCAGCATTGGGAGGCTATTTGGCTCAG TAGAGAAGTACCCCCATATATTTTCAAAGGATTCCTTCTGGGATAA GTTTCCTTACTTCTTGCCCAACTTTATAATATCAGCAGTTGCATTTGTAGTAGTCATTGGTTGTATCTGGATTCCG GAGACACTTCACAACCACAATTGTAGAAATGAATCCATAGACAATGCTGAAGCTTTAGAAAACGGTGGCAGTGTGGCCAGTAAAGACAAGATaatccaaaagaaggaaaacctccTCCTGAACTGGCCCTTAATGTCATCGGTCATTGTTTATTGTGTTTTCGCACTTCATGATATTGCATATCAAGAG GTTTTCTCATTATGGGCTGTGAGTCCTCAAAGGTTGGGGGGTTTGAACTTTACAACTGATGATGTTGGTAATGTTCTTTCAATATCAG GTCTAGCACTTATCATTTACCAACTTACCATATACCCATCCGTGGAAAAAGCTAGTGGACCTATTGTTATTGGTCGCATTTCTGGG ATGATATCCATACCACTTTTGCAAAGTTACCCCTTCATAGCGTTGTTGTCAGGCTTAGCAATATACATAGTGTTAAGTATTGCTTCAGTTTTGAAGAATATTCTGTCT GCGACCATTAATACTGGTTTGTTCCTTCTACAAAACCGAGCAGTG gaACAACACCAAAGGGGGGCAGCTAATGGCATTTCCATGACAGGCATGTCTCTATTCAAAGCTATTGGCCCTGCTACAGGTGGTGCAAT ATTAACTTGGTCACAAAAGCGAATGGATGCTTCATTTCTCCCAG GCACCCATATGGTCTTCTTTGCCTTGAACATAGTTGAAGCACTTGGATTACTAATGTTGTTCAAACCATTCCTTGTTGAAAAGAACAAAACGCACTTAAATCAGTTACATTGA
- the LOC100799070 gene encoding protein ZINC INDUCED FACILITATOR-LIKE 1 isoform X5 produces the protein MIKNVVGSAFMFGRCLTSVMWGIVADRYGRKPVIVIGIIVVVIFNTLFGLSTSFWMAVIMRFLLGSLNGLLGPVKAYATELFREEHQALGLSTVSAAWGVGLIIGPALGGYLAQPVEKYPHIFSKDSFWDKFPYFLPNFIISAVAFVVVIGCIWIPETLHNHNCRNESIDNAEALENGGSVASKDKIIQKKENLLLNWPLMSSVIVYCVFALHDIAYQEVFSLWAVSPQRLGGLNFTTDDVGNVLSISGLALIIYQLTIYPSVEKASGPIVIGRISGMISIPLLQSYPFIALLSGLAIYIVLSIASVLKNILSATINTGLFLLQNRAVEQHQRGAANGISMTGMSLFKAIGPATGGAILTWSQKRMDASFLPGTHMVFFALNIVEALGLLMLFKPFLVEKNKTHLNQLH, from the exons ATGATAAAAAATGTTGTAGGTTCTGCATTCATGTTTGGAAGATGTTTGACATCTGTAATGTGGGGTATTGTAGCTGATCGCTATGGCCGAAAGCCTGTTATAGTTATAGGGATTATTGTAGT TGTCATTTTCAACACACTATTTGGCcttagcacaagtttttggatGGCAGTTATAATGAGATTTCTTCTGGGAAGTTTAAATGGTTTGCTTGGACCAGTGAAG GCCTATGCCACTGAACTTTTTCGAGAAGAACACCAGGCTCTGGGACTCTCAACT GTCAGTGCAGCTTGGGGAGTAGGTTTAATCATTGGCCCAGCATTGGGAGGCTATTTGGCTCAG cCAGTAGAGAAGTACCCCCATATATTTTCAAAGGATTCCTTCTGGGATAA GTTTCCTTACTTCTTGCCCAACTTTATAATATCAGCAGTTGCATTTGTAGTAGTCATTGGTTGTATCTGGATTCCG GAGACACTTCACAACCACAATTGTAGAAATGAATCCATAGACAATGCTGAAGCTTTAGAAAACGGTGGCAGTGTGGCCAGTAAAGACAAGATaatccaaaagaaggaaaacctccTCCTGAACTGGCCCTTAATGTCATCGGTCATTGTTTATTGTGTTTTCGCACTTCATGATATTGCATATCAAGAG GTTTTCTCATTATGGGCTGTGAGTCCTCAAAGGTTGGGGGGTTTGAACTTTACAACTGATGATGTTGGTAATGTTCTTTCAATATCAG GTCTAGCACTTATCATTTACCAACTTACCATATACCCATCCGTGGAAAAAGCTAGTGGACCTATTGTTATTGGTCGCATTTCTGGG ATGATATCCATACCACTTTTGCAAAGTTACCCCTTCATAGCGTTGTTGTCAGGCTTAGCAATATACATAGTGTTAAGTATTGCTTCAGTTTTGAAGAATATTCTGTCT GCGACCATTAATACTGGTTTGTTCCTTCTACAAAACCGAGCAGTG gaACAACACCAAAGGGGGGCAGCTAATGGCATTTCCATGACAGGCATGTCTCTATTCAAAGCTATTGGCCCTGCTACAGGTGGTGCAAT ATTAACTTGGTCACAAAAGCGAATGGATGCTTCATTTCTCCCAG GCACCCATATGGTCTTCTTTGCCTTGAACATAGTTGAAGCACTTGGATTACTAATGTTGTTCAAACCATTCCTTGTTGAAAAGAACAAAACGCACTTAAATCAGTTACATTGA
- the LOC100799070 gene encoding protein ZINC INDUCED FACILITATOR-LIKE 1 isoform X3 — protein sequence MEENVKQPLLERKYYEDCPGCKVDQAKELSEGQGVPVRNLFIIWMVVLCAALPISSLFPFLYFMVRDFNIAKTEADISSYAGYVGSAFMFGRCLTSVMWGIVADRYGRKPVIVIGIIVVVIFNTLFGLSTSFWMAVIMRFLLGSLNGLLGPVKAYATELFREEHQALGLSTVSAAWGVGLIIGPALGGYLAQPVEKYPHIFSKDSFWDKFPYFLPNFIISAVAFVVVIGCIWIPETLHNHNCRNESIDNAEALENGGSVASKDKIIQKKENLLLNWPLMSSVIVYCVFALHDIAYQEVFSLWAVSPQRLGGLNFTTDDVGNVLSISGLALIIYQLTIYPSVEKASGPIVIGRISGMISIPLLQSYPFIALLSGLAIYIVLSIASVLKNILSATINTGLFLLQNRAVEQHQRGAANGISMTGMSLFKAIGPATGGAILTWSQKRMDASFLPGTHMVFFALNIVEALGLLMLFKPFLVEKNKTHLNQLH from the exons ATGGAAGAGAATGTTAAGCAGCCATTGTTGGAGAGGAAATACTACGAGGACTGCCCAGGTTGTAAAGTGGATCAAGCCAAAGAGTTGAGTGAGGGACAAGGTGTACCTGTTAGAAATCTTTTCATCATATGGATGGTGGTGTTGTGTGCTg CGTTGCCCATATCGTCTCTCTTCCCCTTCCTTTATTTCATG GTAAGGGATTTTAATATTGCAAAAACAGAAGCTGACATTAGTTCTTATGCTGGTTATGTTG GTTCTGCATTCATGTTTGGAAGATGTTTGACATCTGTAATGTGGGGTATTGTAGCTGATCGCTATGGCCGAAAGCCTGTTATAGTTATAGGGATTATTGTAGT TGTCATTTTCAACACACTATTTGGCcttagcacaagtttttggatGGCAGTTATAATGAGATTTCTTCTGGGAAGTTTAAATGGTTTGCTTGGACCAGTGAAG GCCTATGCCACTGAACTTTTTCGAGAAGAACACCAGGCTCTGGGACTCTCAACT GTCAGTGCAGCTTGGGGAGTAGGTTTAATCATTGGCCCAGCATTGGGAGGCTATTTGGCTCAG cCAGTAGAGAAGTACCCCCATATATTTTCAAAGGATTCCTTCTGGGATAA GTTTCCTTACTTCTTGCCCAACTTTATAATATCAGCAGTTGCATTTGTAGTAGTCATTGGTTGTATCTGGATTCCG GAGACACTTCACAACCACAATTGTAGAAATGAATCCATAGACAATGCTGAAGCTTTAGAAAACGGTGGCAGTGTGGCCAGTAAAGACAAGATaatccaaaagaaggaaaacctccTCCTGAACTGGCCCTTAATGTCATCGGTCATTGTTTATTGTGTTTTCGCACTTCATGATATTGCATATCAAGAG GTTTTCTCATTATGGGCTGTGAGTCCTCAAAGGTTGGGGGGTTTGAACTTTACAACTGATGATGTTGGTAATGTTCTTTCAATATCAG GTCTAGCACTTATCATTTACCAACTTACCATATACCCATCCGTGGAAAAAGCTAGTGGACCTATTGTTATTGGTCGCATTTCTGGG ATGATATCCATACCACTTTTGCAAAGTTACCCCTTCATAGCGTTGTTGTCAGGCTTAGCAATATACATAGTGTTAAGTATTGCTTCAGTTTTGAAGAATATTCTGTCT GCGACCATTAATACTGGTTTGTTCCTTCTACAAAACCGAGCAGTG gaACAACACCAAAGGGGGGCAGCTAATGGCATTTCCATGACAGGCATGTCTCTATTCAAAGCTATTGGCCCTGCTACAGGTGGTGCAAT ATTAACTTGGTCACAAAAGCGAATGGATGCTTCATTTCTCCCAG GCACCCATATGGTCTTCTTTGCCTTGAACATAGTTGAAGCACTTGGATTACTAATGTTGTTCAAACCATTCCTTGTTGAAAAGAACAAAACGCACTTAAATCAGTTACATTGA
- the LOC100799070 gene encoding protein ZINC INDUCED FACILITATOR-LIKE 1 isoform X4 — MEENVKQPLLERKYYEDCPGCKVDQAKELSEGQGVPVRNLFIIWMVVLCAALPISSLFPFLYFMVRDFNIAKTEADISSYAGYVGSAFMFGRCLTSVMWGIVADRYGRKPVIVIGIIVVVIFNTLFGLSTSFWMAVIMRFLLGSLNGLLGPVKAYATELFREEHQALGLSTCSLGSRFNHWPSIGRLFGSVEKYPHIFSKDSFWDKFPYFLPNFIISAVAFVVVIGCIWIPETLHNHNCRNESIDNAEALENGGSVASKDKIIQKKENLLLNWPLMSSVIVYCVFALHDIAYQEVFSLWAVSPQRLGGLNFTTDDVGNVLSISGLALIIYQLTIYPSVEKASGPIVIGRISGMISIPLLQSYPFIALLSGLAIYIVLSIASVLKNILSATINTGLFLLQNRAVEQHQRGAANGISMTGMSLFKAIGPATGGAILTWSQKRMDASFLPGTHMVFFALNIVEALGLLMLFKPFLVEKNKTHLNQLH, encoded by the exons ATGGAAGAGAATGTTAAGCAGCCATTGTTGGAGAGGAAATACTACGAGGACTGCCCAGGTTGTAAAGTGGATCAAGCCAAAGAGTTGAGTGAGGGACAAGGTGTACCTGTTAGAAATCTTTTCATCATATGGATGGTGGTGTTGTGTGCTg CGTTGCCCATATCGTCTCTCTTCCCCTTCCTTTATTTCATG GTAAGGGATTTTAATATTGCAAAAACAGAAGCTGACATTAGTTCTTATGCTGGTTATGTTG GTTCTGCATTCATGTTTGGAAGATGTTTGACATCTGTAATGTGGGGTATTGTAGCTGATCGCTATGGCCGAAAGCCTGTTATAGTTATAGGGATTATTGTAGT TGTCATTTTCAACACACTATTTGGCcttagcacaagtttttggatGGCAGTTATAATGAGATTTCTTCTGGGAAGTTTAAATGGTTTGCTTGGACCAGTGAAG GCCTATGCCACTGAACTTTTTCGAGAAGAACACCAGGCTCTGGGACTCTCAACT TGCAGCTTGGGGAGTAGGTTTAATCATTGGCCCAGCATTGGGAGGCTATTTGGCTCAG TAGAGAAGTACCCCCATATATTTTCAAAGGATTCCTTCTGGGATAA GTTTCCTTACTTCTTGCCCAACTTTATAATATCAGCAGTTGCATTTGTAGTAGTCATTGGTTGTATCTGGATTCCG GAGACACTTCACAACCACAATTGTAGAAATGAATCCATAGACAATGCTGAAGCTTTAGAAAACGGTGGCAGTGTGGCCAGTAAAGACAAGATaatccaaaagaaggaaaacctccTCCTGAACTGGCCCTTAATGTCATCGGTCATTGTTTATTGTGTTTTCGCACTTCATGATATTGCATATCAAGAG GTTTTCTCATTATGGGCTGTGAGTCCTCAAAGGTTGGGGGGTTTGAACTTTACAACTGATGATGTTGGTAATGTTCTTTCAATATCAG GTCTAGCACTTATCATTTACCAACTTACCATATACCCATCCGTGGAAAAAGCTAGTGGACCTATTGTTATTGGTCGCATTTCTGGG ATGATATCCATACCACTTTTGCAAAGTTACCCCTTCATAGCGTTGTTGTCAGGCTTAGCAATATACATAGTGTTAAGTATTGCTTCAGTTTTGAAGAATATTCTGTCT GCGACCATTAATACTGGTTTGTTCCTTCTACAAAACCGAGCAGTG gaACAACACCAAAGGGGGGCAGCTAATGGCATTTCCATGACAGGCATGTCTCTATTCAAAGCTATTGGCCCTGCTACAGGTGGTGCAAT ATTAACTTGGTCACAAAAGCGAATGGATGCTTCATTTCTCCCAG GCACCCATATGGTCTTCTTTGCCTTGAACATAGTTGAAGCACTTGGATTACTAATGTTGTTCAAACCATTCCTTGTTGAAAAGAACAAAACGCACTTAAATCAGTTACATTGA